From Granulicella sp. WH15, the proteins below share one genomic window:
- a CDS encoding DUF4149 domain-containing protein, which translates to MQGLLRIVQLLTMVVWVGGLIFFAFLLAPIAFHTLPSIHEAGMLVGAVLHPFHIVGLVCGALFCIATALIFRGAPMRARGRYELEFVLAVIMLAATAYLQVSVLPTMDHDRDSIGAPIESVPKDNPARAHFDKLHVRSERVEGLVLFVGLGVIFLMSREQLPLED; encoded by the coding sequence ATGCAAGGCCTCCTGCGCATCGTCCAGCTACTCACGATGGTGGTGTGGGTAGGAGGCCTTATCTTCTTCGCCTTCCTGCTCGCACCCATAGCCTTCCACACGTTGCCATCCATCCACGAGGCCGGAATGCTCGTGGGCGCGGTGCTGCATCCCTTCCACATCGTCGGGCTGGTCTGCGGAGCCTTGTTCTGCATCGCCACAGCCCTTATCTTCCGCGGCGCGCCCATGCGTGCGCGTGGCCGCTACGAGCTGGAGTTCGTCCTGGCCGTCATCATGCTGGCCGCGACCGCTTATCTCCAGGTCAGCGTGCTGCCCACCATGGACCACGACCGCGACAGCATCGGCGCACCCATCGAGTCTGTCCCCAAGGACAACCCCGCCCGCGCCCACTTCGACAAGCTCCATGTCCGCTCGGAGCGGGTGGAGGGGCTGGTTCTGTTTGTCGGCCTCGGAGTGATCTTCCTTATGTCGCGGGAGCAGTTGCCGCTCGAAGATTAA